The Rhizobium leguminosarum DNA segment CATTGTCATCGGCGATGCCATTTACGATATGCAGATGGCAAAGGCTGCCGGCGCCAAGGCGATCGGCGTTGCCTGGGGCTATGCCAGCGTGGATGAGCTGATCGCCAACGGCGCCGATGCGATCGCCTATCATCCAAACGAGATACTGCGCCATTTTTCCTGAGGTGAGCCTATGCGCGATCTGCTGAACGATCTTTCCGAAGGCCTGAGCCATCCCGATCCGATCCGCCGGGCGCAGATCCAGATGAAGAAGCCACTGCCGAAGCGTTTTTACACCGACGTCTCGGTTGCCGAGCACGAGGGCGGTTTTGCGATCACGCTCGACGGCAAGATGGTGCGCACCCCGGCACGGCTGGTTCTCGCGGTTCCCACGCAGGCGCTGGCGCGGCTTGTTGCCGCCGAATGGCAGGCGCAGGGCGAGGAGATCGATCCCATGACGATGCCCATGACGCGGCTGGTCAACACCGCGCTCGACGGCATTACCGGCAACACGCAGGCGATCCTTGAAGATATCCTGCGCTTTTCCTCGAGCGACCTTATCTGCTACCGCGCCGATGGGCCGGAACTGCTGGTCGAGCGCCAGGCCGAGCGCTGGGACCCGGTAGTCGACTGGGCGGCGAGCGATCTCGGCGCCCGCTTCATCCTCCTCGAAGGCGTGATGCCGCGTGAGCAGCCGCGCGAGGCGACCGCCGCCTTCGCCGTCACGCTCGCCAGATATGATAACCCGATCGCGCTCGCAGCACTCCACACAGTCACCACGCTCACTGGTTCGGCGATCCTGGCGCTCGCCTTCGCCTGCGGCCGGGTGACGATGGAGGAAGCCTGGTCGCTTGCCCATCTCGATGAGGACTGGACGATCGAGCATTGGGGCAGCGACGAAGAAGCCGAGGAGCGGCGGGCCAAGCGCTTGGCCGACTTCAAGGCGGCGACGGATGTTTTTTTAGCCCTAAGCGCCTGAAACATATTGCTTTCCCGGGCATTATGACGAAATCTGCGACTCCAACGGGGTCGTGCGGGATATTGTAATGAACTGGCTGAGGTCGTGTTTTTGCCGGGCCGCACTCGTAAGTGTCGCGCTTACGGCCTGCGGCAGCCTCTCGGCGAAGAAGCCGGAAGCACCGGTCTATGATGTGCGCAGCGCCGTCGTTGTCTCCGGCCCGAACATGCCGGCCGAGCTGCTTGGGGGCATCAACGACCGCGTCAACGCCGCGATCAACGCCACGGTGCGCGACACCGTGCTGCCGCGGGTGGTGCTGACCATCCGCGTGGTGTCGATCGAGAAAGGCCTCGGCTTCCAGAAGGACCGCAACGTCGCCAAGATCAGCATCGACGCAGCCTCCGTCGAGGACGGCTCGGTCATCGCCGTCACCGCTTTCGACGTGACCAGCATTGCTGCCGACCCCAAGCTCGCCGACGAGATCTTGGCCGAGGACGTCGCAGCCAGGATACGCTCGGTTTTCTCACTCAGCGGGCGAAGCCACTAAAGCATGTCGCGCAAAAGTGTGCAGCGGTTTTGCGCTAACGACATGCGTAAAAACAAGGACCTAAAGCGCGAGGAGCGAATCTGAAAGATCGCGACGCGCTTTAGCACAAGCGGCGAGGGAGATCGCATGAAGGAAATTCTCGAAGAACTGGAACGGCGCCGCGGCGTCGCCCGCCTCGGCGGCGGCGAGGCGCGCATCGACGCCCAGCACAAGCGTGGCAAGCTGACGGCGCGCGAGCGCATCGACCTCTTCCTCGACGAAGGTTCCTTCGAGGAGTTCGACATGTTCGTCGAACATCGCTCCACCGATTTCGGCATGGACAAGAGCCGTGTTGCCGGCGATGGCGTCGTCACCGGCTGGGGCACGGTCAATGGCCGCACGGTATTCGTCTTCGCCAAGGACTTCACCGTCTTCGGCGGCTCGCTATCGGAAGCGCATGCCGAGAAAATCATGAAGGTGCAGGACATGGCGCTGAAGAACCGCGCGCCAATCGTCGGCATTTATGATGCCGGCGGCGCCCGCATCCAGGAGGGCGTGGCGGCACTTGGCGGTTATGCCGAGGTATTCCAGCGCAATGTGCTCGCCTCCGGGGTCATCCCGCAAATCTCCGTGATCATGGGTCCCTGTGCCGGCGGCGACGTCTATTCGCCGGCGATGACCGATTTCATCTTCATGGTGCGTGATACCTCCTACATGTTCGTCACCGGTCCCGACGTGGTGAAAACCGTCACCAACGAGACGGTGACGGCGGAAGAACTCGGCGGCGCCGTGGTCCACACGGTGCGCTCTTCGATTGCCGATGGCGCCTATGAGAATGATGTCGAGACGCTGCTGCAGGTGCGCCGGCTGATCGATTTCCTGCCGCTTTCGAACACCGCGCCGCTGCCCGAGATCGAATGTTACCAGTCGGTGACAGAGGTCGATATGTCGCTCGATACGCTGGTGCCG contains these protein-coding regions:
- a CDS encoding ATP12 family chaperone protein, whose amino-acid sequence is MRDLLNDLSEGLSHPDPIRRAQIQMKKPLPKRFYTDVSVAEHEGGFAITLDGKMVRTPARLVLAVPTQALARLVAAEWQAQGEEIDPMTMPMTRLVNTALDGITGNTQAILEDILRFSSSDLICYRADGPELLVERQAERWDPVVDWAASDLGARFILLEGVMPREQPREATAAFAVTLARYDNPIALAALHTVTTLTGSAILALAFACGRVTMEEAWSLAHLDEDWTIEHWGSDEEAEERRAKRLADFKAATDVFLALSA
- a CDS encoding acyl-CoA carboxylase subunit beta, producing the protein MKEILEELERRRGVARLGGGEARIDAQHKRGKLTARERIDLFLDEGSFEEFDMFVEHRSTDFGMDKSRVAGDGVVTGWGTVNGRTVFVFAKDFTVFGGSLSEAHAEKIMKVQDMALKNRAPIVGIYDAGGARIQEGVAALGGYAEVFQRNVLASGVIPQISVIMGPCAGGDVYSPAMTDFIFMVRDTSYMFVTGPDVVKTVTNETVTAEELGGAVVHTVRSSIADGAYENDVETLLQVRRLIDFLPLSNTAPLPEIECYQSVTEVDMSLDTLVPASANKPYDIKELIRKVADEGDFFEIQASFAGNIVCGFGRVEGSTVGFVANQPMVLAGVLDSDASRKAARFVRFCDCFNIPIVTFVDVPGFLPGTAQEYGGLIKHGAKLLFAYAEATVPKLTVITRKAFGGAYDVMASKHLRGDLNYAWPTAQIAVMGAKGAVEIIFRKDIADPEKIAAHTKMYEDRFLSPFVAAERGYVDEVIMPHSTRRRLARGLKMLRNKDLANPWKKHDNIPL